One Planktothrix sp. FACHB-1365 genomic window carries:
- a CDS encoding FkbM family methyltransferase, which yields MSIFVKHLKQSGYLDQIDLTLCIVGSRQVQEFIDIDYSHQGWEIFAPGLTIYGFDADEKACQDRNQQLAQKKINWTETHIPLAVWNTSGTQTLYQTQHPECSSLYPPNELVINRLDEYAERHKLISTTSVKTTTLDEFFQDKTTSIDFLQLDVQGGELNVLEGCSQLLEHQILMILVEVSFIELYKNQSLFAEVDIYLRNQGFTLLDFGKRWNGRRQGITLMSRQHPGQLVWTDGFYVRDLIRPDQNLGFKTPDNILKLACIADIFMFYDYALELLGYLTLNYGDNPQYHLTDVIINSIQEHPEIKNLNIESIPFISKLLKKSHPS from the coding sequence ATGTCTATCTTTGTTAAACATTTAAAACAATCGGGTTATTTAGATCAGATTGACCTAACTTTATGTATTGTAGGTTCGCGTCAGGTTCAAGAATTTATTGATATTGATTATTCCCATCAAGGGTGGGAAATTTTTGCCCCTGGTTTAACCATTTATGGTTTTGATGCGGATGAAAAAGCTTGTCAAGACCGCAATCAACAATTAGCACAAAAAAAGATAAACTGGACAGAAACCCATATTCCTTTAGCGGTTTGGAATACATCAGGAACTCAAACTTTATATCAAACCCAACATCCAGAATGTAGTTCCTTATATCCTCCCAATGAATTAGTGATTAATCGTTTAGATGAATATGCTGAACGTCATAAATTAATCTCTACAACTTCTGTAAAAACCACAACCCTAGATGAGTTTTTTCAAGATAAAACCACATCAATTGATTTTCTTCAGTTGGATGTCCAAGGCGGAGAATTAAACGTTTTAGAAGGGTGTTCTCAACTGTTAGAACATCAAATTTTAATGATATTAGTGGAAGTTTCATTTATAGAACTCTATAAAAATCAATCGTTATTTGCAGAAGTTGATATTTATCTTAGAAATCAAGGGTTTACCCTCCTCGACTTTGGAAAACGATGGAATGGTCGTCGTCAAGGAATTACATTGATGTCTCGTCAACACCCCGGACAATTAGTATGGACAGATGGGTTTTATGTTCGAGATTTAATTCGACCGGATCAAAATTTAGGTTTTAAAACCCCTGATAATATTCTAAAATTGGCTTGTATCGCTGATATTTTTATGTTCTATGATTATGCTTTAGAACTCTTAGGATATTTAACTTTAAATTATGGAGATAACCCTCAATATCATTTAACGGATGTAATCATTAACAGTATTCAAGAGCATCCAGAAATAAAAAATCTTAATATAGAATCGATTCCTTTTATTTCTAAATTACTGAAAAAGAGTCATCCCTCTTAA
- a CDS encoding Uma2 family endonuclease: MSIIYNEPSLFLASEQEEFDDIIFPPGNLWSEEPALESYLHLQQLILLLKCLDWWWRERNDYFSAGNLTVYFSPNQKKSEHFRGPDFLVVLNTERKPRRSWVVWEEGKYPNIIIELLSPSTAEIDKGFKKQLYQDTFRTFDYFWFDPETLELAGFHLVDGQYQPLEPNSQGWLWSQQLELFLGVHNSQLRFFTSEGKLLPTPEETATEAETSLAKAEALLAKYREQFGELPES, encoded by the coding sequence ATGTCTATTATTTATAACGAACCTTCCCTCTTTCTAGCGTCAGAACAAGAGGAATTTGATGATATTATATTTCCACCCGGTAATTTGTGGAGTGAGGAACCAGCATTGGAAAGTTACTTACATTTACAACAACTGATACTTTTATTAAAATGCCTTGACTGGTGGTGGCGTGAGCGCAATGATTATTTTTCAGCAGGTAATCTCACTGTTTATTTTAGCCCCAATCAAAAAAAATCAGAACATTTTAGAGGGCCAGATTTTTTAGTGGTTTTGAACACAGAACGCAAACCTCGCCGAAGTTGGGTTGTGTGGGAAGAAGGGAAATATCCTAATATTATTATTGAACTATTATCTCCCTCCACCGCAGAAATTGATAAAGGTTTCAAGAAACAACTGTATCAAGATACATTCCGTACCTTTGATTATTTTTGGTTTGACCCTGAAACTTTAGAGTTAGCAGGATTTCATTTAGTGGATGGACAATACCAACCCCTTGAACCCAACTCTCAAGGATGGTTATGGAGTCAACAATTAGAATTATTTTTAGGCGTTCATAACTCTCAATTGCGTTTTTTTACTTCTGAAGGTAAACTTCTTCCCACTCCCGAAGAAACAGCAACAGAAGCCGAAACATCATTAGCAAAAGCCGAAGCTTTATTAGCAAAATATCGAGAACAATTTGGAGAGTTACCCGAAAGTTAG
- the trpC gene encoding indole-3-glycerol phosphate synthase TrpC, translating to MVSIRRRPPNPTVEVLNLRYQVAVPGSEPQNILEEIVWYKEKEITDLRERLPLEKLKQKVNTISAPRNFFQALKQSQTQPAVIAEVKKASPSKGVIREDFDPVAIAKSYQQGGASCLSVLTDQKFFQGSFENLAKVRAVVDLPLLCKDFVIYPYQIYLARYHGADAVLLIAAVLSDQDLQYFLKIAKVLGMTALIEVHTLEELDRVLSLDGVNLIGINNRDLQNFTVDLQTTCQLLQTRQSQFQSRDILVVSESGLHTREDLNLVTQAGARAVLIGESFMKQPDPGVALNQLITS from the coding sequence ATGGTCTCTATTCGTCGTCGTCCGCCTAATCCTACGGTTGAAGTCTTAAACTTACGTTATCAGGTTGCTGTCCCTGGCTCTGAACCCCAGAATATTTTAGAAGAAATTGTTTGGTATAAAGAAAAAGAAATTACCGACTTAAGGGAACGTTTACCCCTAGAAAAATTAAAGCAAAAAGTCAATACAATTTCTGCACCTCGTAACTTTTTTCAAGCGTTAAAACAAAGTCAAACTCAACCTGCGGTCATCGCTGAAGTTAAAAAAGCCTCCCCCAGTAAAGGCGTAATTCGAGAAGATTTTGACCCCGTTGCGATCGCAAAATCCTATCAACAAGGTGGCGCAAGTTGTTTATCAGTTTTAACCGATCAAAAATTCTTTCAAGGGAGCTTTGAAAATTTAGCAAAAGTTCGGGCTGTTGTTGATTTACCCTTACTTTGTAAAGATTTTGTCATCTATCCTTATCAAATTTATTTAGCGCGATATCATGGAGCAGATGCAGTTTTACTCATTGCTGCGGTTCTCTCCGATCAAGATTTACAATATTTTCTCAAAATTGCAAAAGTATTAGGAATGACCGCTTTAATTGAAGTCCATACCCTCGAAGAATTAGATCGAGTTTTAAGCTTAGATGGCGTTAATTTAATCGGCATTAATAACCGAGATTTACAGAATTTTACCGTTGATTTACAAACCACTTGCCAATTGTTACAAACCCGACAATCGCAATTCCAATCCCGTGATATTTTAGTGGTGAGTGAATCAGGACTTCATACCCGTGAGGATCTCAATTTAGTCACCCAAGCCGGGGCGAGAGCCGTTTTGATTGGGGAATCTTTCATGAAGCAACCCGATCCAGGTGTTGCCTTAAATCAACTGATTACCTCTTAG
- a CDS encoding DUF5340 domain-containing protein, with the protein MEPIPLPAYVHYELLLQFLERKTRFAVKRNSSQYEKVDQLIITLRKAVALHKQLEQSCIQANLPVDYRWSLNEINPEQINLPEG; encoded by the coding sequence ATGGAACCGATTCCTCTTCCTGCTTATGTTCATTATGAACTGCTCCTGCAATTTCTAGAACGAAAAACGAGGTTTGCAGTCAAACGGAACTCTTCTCAATACGAGAAGGTTGATCAATTGATTATTACCTTACGGAAAGCCGTCGCCCTACACAAGCAATTAGAGCAAAGCTGTATTCAAGCAAATCTTCCCGTTGACTATCGCTGGTCTTTGAATGAAATTAATCCTGAACAGATTAATTTACCAGAGGGTTGA
- a CDS encoding alanine--glyoxylate aminotransferase family protein: MDDKLMLMIPGPTPVPEQALLALSKHPIGHRSGDFSKIMEEVTANLKWLHQTQNDVLILTASGTGAMEAGIINFLSRGEKVLCGCNGKFGERWAEVATAYGLEVDTVTAEWGQPLDPEQFRAKLEADTNKEIKAVIITHSETSTGVINDLEAINRHVKAHGALMIVDAVTSLGAVHLPIDEWGIDVVASGSQKGYMIPPGLGFVSVSEKAWEAYKNANLPRYYLDLGLYRKSAKKNTNPFTPPVNLFFALQVTLQMMKKEGLENIFARHQRLTKISREAVKALGLSLFAADECASPAITAVAPPEGLNAEDVRAVVKKKFDIILAGGQDHLKGKIFRIGHLGFVSDRDILTAIAALEAALRELGYEGFTPGAGVAAAARVLAES; this comes from the coding sequence ATGGATGATAAATTAATGTTGATGATTCCGGGGCCGACCCCCGTTCCTGAACAGGCGTTATTAGCTCTGTCCAAACACCCCATCGGACACCGTAGTGGGGATTTTAGCAAAATCATGGAGGAAGTGACAGCGAACCTGAAATGGTTACACCAAACCCAAAATGATGTGCTGATTTTAACGGCCAGTGGCACTGGGGCGATGGAAGCCGGAATTATTAATTTCCTCAGTCGCGGGGAAAAGGTGTTATGCGGTTGTAATGGGAAATTTGGAGAACGTTGGGCCGAAGTCGCCACCGCCTACGGGTTAGAAGTCGATACCGTTACGGCTGAATGGGGACAACCCCTTGACCCCGAACAATTCCGGGCAAAATTAGAAGCAGATACCAACAAAGAAATCAAAGCCGTTATTATCACCCACAGCGAAACTTCAACGGGTGTAATTAACGATTTAGAAGCCATTAATCGCCATGTTAAAGCTCATGGAGCATTAATGATTGTAGATGCCGTTACTAGCTTAGGAGCGGTGCATCTTCCCATCGATGAATGGGGGATTGATGTTGTTGCTTCTGGTTCCCAAAAAGGGTATATGATTCCCCCCGGTTTAGGGTTTGTTTCGGTCAGTGAGAAAGCTTGGGAAGCTTATAAAAATGCTAACCTTCCTCGCTACTATTTAGATTTGGGTTTATATCGCAAATCTGCTAAGAAAAATACCAATCCTTTTACCCCTCCGGTGAACTTGTTTTTTGCCTTACAAGTCACGTTACAAATGATGAAAAAAGAAGGGCTAGAGAATATTTTTGCCCGTCATCAACGGTTAACTAAAATTAGCCGGGAAGCCGTTAAAGCATTAGGATTATCGTTATTTGCAGCCGATGAATGTGCCAGTCCTGCCATTACGGCTGTTGCTCCTCCTGAAGGGTTAAATGCTGAAGATGTTCGGGCTGTTGTTAAGAAGAAATTCGATATTATTTTAGCCGGAGGACAGGATCACCTCAAGGGTAAAATTTTCCGTATTGGTCATTTAGGATTTGTTAGCGATCGCGATATTCTAACAGCAATTGCGGCGCTAGAAGCTGCGTTACGGGAACTCGGTTATGAAGGGTTTACTCCTGGTGCAGGAGTGGCTGCGGCGGCTCGTGTGTTAGCCGAATCCTAA
- a CDS encoding DUF2949 domain-containing protein has product MTPINYSRFIRFLQEDLSLSPDSIAMAERANHPAESQHKYPDASPLSMTLWQYGLVTLEQLDKIFDWLETA; this is encoded by the coding sequence ATGACACCAATCAATTACTCTCGGTTTATTCGTTTTTTACAAGAAGATTTATCGCTTTCTCCTGACTCTATTGCGATGGCAGAACGAGCCAATCATCCGGCGGAATCTCAACATAAATATCCCGATGCTAGTCCGTTATCTATGACCCTGTGGCAATATGGTTTAGTCACATTGGAACAGTTAGATAAAATCTTCGACTGGTTAGAAACTGCCTAA
- a CDS encoding DUF192 domain-containing protein: protein MNIQLLVGFEQGLILASIPTALVSIGFGVVGILWISCSSLFSSVSTAQFLSLGTALFDVPAQAQNNQGQMLPITAQAKIGGEVIQLEVAKTPQQQALGLMYRTALADDRGMLFPFDRPRVVGFWMKNCKIPLDMIFLRNGVVKAVQVNAPPCQQEPCPTYGPDVAVDQVIELRGGRSQELGIKVGDRIAITVVDSQQ from the coding sequence TTGAACATTCAACTGTTAGTGGGATTTGAGCAGGGTTTAATCTTGGCTTCTATCCCCACAGCCTTAGTCTCGATAGGTTTTGGGGTGGTTGGTATTCTATGGATTAGCTGTTCATCGCTGTTTTCATCGGTTTCAACAGCACAATTCTTGAGTTTAGGAACAGCCCTTTTTGATGTTCCTGCACAAGCCCAAAACAATCAGGGTCAAATGTTACCCATTACGGCTCAAGCGAAAATTGGGGGCGAAGTGATTCAGCTTGAAGTGGCTAAAACCCCCCAGCAACAAGCGTTAGGCTTAATGTATAGAACCGCTTTGGCTGATGATCGGGGAATGTTATTTCCCTTTGATCGACCTCGCGTTGTGGGATTTTGGATGAAAAACTGCAAAATTCCTCTGGATATGATTTTTCTTCGCAATGGGGTTGTTAAAGCGGTTCAGGTCAATGCTCCCCCTTGTCAGCAGGAACCTTGTCCCACTTATGGCCCTGATGTGGCGGTGGATCAGGTGATTGAACTGCGGGGGGGACGTTCTCAAGAATTGGGGATTAAAGTGGGCGATCGGATCGCGATCACCGTTGTAGATTCTCAGCAATAA
- the nblR gene encoding response regulator transcription factor NblR, giving the protein MSKLGLDHHPSILVIEPDELLAQQISLDLEEAGYYPIVASNGTVGLRQATELQPALIVIDRLLAGESGLSLCSHLRDLGNHTPLLVLMAKDAIEDRIACLESGADDYCLKPYRTETFLELVNLYLKPATSNNEQLRFGELVLDLATRRALRNGRTIELTMKEYELLKYLMEHPREVLTREQILENVWGYDFLGESNVIEVYIRYLRLKIEDEGEKRLIQTVRGVGYVLRDG; this is encoded by the coding sequence ATGAGTAAGTTGGGGTTAGATCATCATCCATCGATTTTAGTAATTGAGCCAGATGAACTGTTAGCTCAACAAATTAGCCTGGATTTAGAAGAGGCGGGTTATTATCCGATTGTGGCTAGTAATGGAACAGTTGGTTTACGTCAGGCTACGGAATTACAACCCGCATTAATTGTGATTGACCGACTGTTGGCGGGAGAGTCAGGGCTGTCTCTGTGTAGCCATTTAAGGGATTTGGGAAATCATACACCTTTGTTAGTATTAATGGCAAAAGATGCCATCGAAGATCGGATCGCCTGCTTAGAGTCAGGAGCGGATGACTATTGTTTAAAACCCTATCGGACGGAGACTTTTTTAGAACTGGTCAATCTGTATTTGAAGCCTGCGACTAGCAATAATGAACAATTGCGGTTTGGGGAGTTAGTCTTAGATTTAGCGACTCGTCGGGCACTTCGCAATGGTAGAACGATTGAACTGACGATGAAGGAGTATGAATTACTCAAATATTTAATGGAACATCCTCGCGAAGTTTTAACCCGTGAACAAATTTTAGAGAATGTTTGGGGTTATGACTTTCTGGGAGAGTCCAATGTTATCGAAGTTTATATTCGTTATTTACGCCTAAAAATTGAAGATGAAGGGGAAAAACGTCTAATTCAAACAGTTCGAGGCGTTGGATATGTCCTCCGAGATGGTTAA
- a CDS encoding NAD(+) kinase, with amino-acid sequence MSKVGIIYNDAKPAACRAATEIKDKLKGRGMKVCTAPGTGGILGYATQPHPLHRTPIDKIAPPDFDQEMMFAIVLGGDGTVLSASRILAPQGIPLLAVNTGHMGFLTETYLNQLPLILEQVLEGNYIVENRTMIAVEVCQADQVLWEALCLNEMVLHREPMTCMCHFEIKIGRHAPVDIAADGVIISTPTGSTAYSLSAGGAVVTPGVEVLQLLPICPHSLASRALIYGETEPVIIYPASPNQLVMVVDGNGGCYVLPEYQVRVKRSPYHAKFIRLHPPEFFQVLREKLGWGLPHIAKPTSVELP; translated from the coding sequence GTGTCAAAAGTAGGGATTATTTACAATGACGCAAAACCCGCCGCTTGTCGTGCTGCGACCGAGATCAAAGACAAGTTAAAAGGGCGGGGGATGAAGGTTTGCACGGCACCCGGAACAGGGGGAATACTCGGTTATGCCACTCAACCTCATCCTTTACACCGAACTCCCATTGATAAAATTGCCCCTCCCGATTTTGATCAGGAGATGATGTTTGCGATTGTTCTCGGTGGGGATGGTACAGTTCTCTCAGCATCTCGGATACTAGCCCCTCAAGGCATTCCTTTGTTGGCGGTGAATACAGGTCACATGGGATTTTTAACGGAAACCTACCTGAATCAACTGCCTCTGATCTTAGAACAAGTTCTCGAAGGAAACTATATTGTTGAAAATCGCACGATGATTGCGGTTGAGGTGTGTCAGGCAGACCAAGTGCTGTGGGAAGCGTTATGTTTGAATGAAATGGTACTGCATCGGGAGCCCATGACCTGTATGTGCCATTTTGAAATCAAAATTGGTCGTCATGCTCCGGTGGATATTGCCGCCGATGGGGTGATTATTTCGACTCCGACGGGTTCAACCGCTTATTCCTTATCCGCCGGAGGTGCGGTGGTAACACCGGGGGTAGAAGTGCTGCAACTACTGCCCATCTGTCCCCATTCTCTGGCTTCACGCGCTTTAATTTATGGGGAAACCGAACCCGTAATTATTTATCCGGCTAGTCCAAATCAGTTAGTGATGGTGGTGGATGGTAATGGGGGTTGTTATGTTCTTCCTGAATATCAGGTTAGAGTTAAGCGATCGCCCTATCATGCTAAGTTTATTCGCCTCCATCCTCCCGAATTTTTCCAAGTTCTCCGCGAAAAATTAGGCTGGGGACTTCCTCATATTGCCAAACCCACTTCTGTAGAATTACCTTAG
- a CDS encoding SDR family oxidoreductase — MTLLIVGATGTLGRQVARRALDEGYTVRCLARSYRRAAFLKEWGAELVPGDLCEPESLKAALEGVTAVIDAATARPTDSLGIKQVDWEGKVALIQAAAQAGVQRFVFFSFLDAEKYPQVPLLEIKRCTELFLAESGLKYTILRPCGFFQGLIGQYAIPILDQQAVWVPGVSSPVAYMDTQDIAKFAVKALSVAETENRSFPVVGSKAWTAEDIIALCERLSNKQAKITRTPTEILRLFRQVTRWFQWTGNVSDRLAFAEVLANGQSLQASMDETYEVFGIDSQEISTLESYLQEYFSRIMKKLKELEYEQEKLKKRKKRSNPFKPL; from the coding sequence ATGACTTTATTAATTGTCGGTGCGACTGGGACATTGGGGAGACAGGTGGCGCGACGGGCGCTTGATGAAGGGTATACCGTGCGTTGTTTAGCACGCAGTTACCGCAGAGCCGCGTTTTTAAAGGAATGGGGGGCAGAACTGGTTCCAGGGGATTTATGCGAACCGGAAAGCTTAAAAGCTGCATTAGAAGGCGTAACAGCCGTTATTGATGCTGCAACCGCCCGTCCTACAGATTCATTAGGGATTAAACAAGTAGACTGGGAAGGGAAAGTGGCTCTAATTCAAGCCGCAGCCCAGGCGGGAGTTCAACGATTTGTATTCTTTTCGTTTTTGGATGCCGAGAAATATCCTCAAGTGCCTTTATTAGAAATCAAGCGCTGTACCGAACTATTTTTAGCTGAGTCCGGTTTAAAATACACCATTCTAAGACCTTGTGGATTTTTTCAAGGGTTAATTGGTCAATATGCCATCCCCATTTTAGATCAACAAGCGGTTTGGGTTCCGGGGGTCAGTTCTCCCGTTGCCTATATGGATACCCAAGATATTGCTAAATTTGCAGTTAAGGCCTTATCCGTCGCTGAAACTGAAAATAGAAGTTTCCCAGTAGTGGGTTCCAAAGCTTGGACGGCTGAGGATATTATTGCATTGTGTGAACGGCTCTCTAACAAACAAGCTAAAATTACCCGTACCCCAACGGAAATCCTGCGTCTATTCCGCCAAGTTACCCGTTGGTTTCAGTGGACTGGGAATGTGTCTGACCGTCTTGCTTTTGCGGAAGTCTTAGCCAATGGTCAGTCCTTACAAGCTTCAATGGATGAAACCTATGAAGTTTTTGGCATTGATTCCCAGGAAATCAGCACCTTAGAGTCTTATCTGCAAGAATACTTTAGTCGAATTATGAAAAAACTTAAAGAATTAGAATATGAACAGGAAAAGCTCAAAAAACGCAAAAAAAGGAGCAATCCCTTCAAGCCCCTCTAA
- a CDS encoding type II toxin-antitoxin system PemK/MazF family toxin yields the protein MKRGEIYYANLSPVVGSEMNKRRPVLIVSNDANNRAADTVTILPITPIEFSDSS from the coding sequence ATGAAACGTGGTGAAATTTACTACGCGAATCTTAGCCCTGTGGTTGGCTCTGAGATGAATAAACGCCGTCCCGTGCTAATAGTAAGCAACGATGCAAATAACCGCGCCGCCGATACAGTTACAATTCTGCCAATCACCCCTATAGAATTTTCGGATAGCAGCTAG
- a CDS encoding type II toxin-antitoxin system HigB family toxin, translated as MDYERQLIYIKYILTHAEYDKENWKNDPYF; from the coding sequence ATTGACTATGAACGCCAATTGATTTATATCAAATACATTCTTACTCATGCTGAGTATGATAAGGAGAACTGGAAAAATGACCCTTACTTTTAA
- a CDS encoding transcriptional regulator gives MTLTFNPDKYKELLSQYQPKIIRTEAENEKALAIVEELMHRPDRTPEEDELYELLIVLIERFEQEYYALWLIYHQEQLKLSIN, from the coding sequence ATGACCCTTACTTTTAATCCAGATAAATACAAAGAGTTATTGTCTCAGTATCAGCCTAAGATCATTAGAACTGAAGCGGAAAATGAAAAGGCTTTGGCTATTGTGGAAGAGTTGATGCACCGCCCTGATCGCACTCCAGAAGAAGATGAATTATATGAATTATTGATTGTATTAATTGAAAGATTTGAGCAAGAATATTATGCACTATGGCTAATTTACCATCAAGAACAACTGAAACTATCAATCAATTAA
- a CDS encoding RDD family protein, translated as MTRTTGYAGFEKRFVALLIDTIIFIFIGFIIVGRSPSELQQPNAELAMYLILMQIIGWIYYAILESSSIQGTLGKRVVGIIVTNLQGNQISFGKATARYFAKSACFVFWIAAAFMAVMTPSTSASDSPYYYLSIALFVIGLLVGIVGYLMAGYTPEKQALHDIIARCYIVNGRGQSSSISWKPLAGLAIAVLISKGIFSQVPKNSNLVKEPETTNPQTPTPTPVPTPVPTPAPTPAATPAPEPTENNTGLGELISPPPGVESQTNGVWGLEFAVGATQHQAILSINGDSGFMVVRLPDGKGGIQNIRQTMKLRQSYKGLVIVGEDPTDLDTDKPSDTYRPDNFLIAVRPEKENPVTFRNISVNSDGSVMEFPVNPTFLGYPRIGIKMTELSSQVRDEINQNGSLPFSITQDTGVIIIEVNEDSPAAKADLRPGDIIQSIDGTNVARASDVQSRIISSLLYFPLNFDINREGENLSVKVSPDCCVTQEELNQQQSPPQ; from the coding sequence ATGACTAGGACAACTGGCTATGCAGGATTTGAAAAAAGATTTGTTGCTTTATTAATAGATACAATTATTTTCATTTTCATTGGTTTTATAATTGTTGGTCGCTCACCATCAGAATTACAACAGCCAAATGCTGAACTAGCTATGTATCTGATCTTGATGCAGATCATAGGTTGGATTTATTATGCTATCCTTGAAAGTTCTTCAATCCAGGGAACTCTTGGGAAGAGAGTCGTGGGTATTATTGTTACCAATCTTCAGGGAAATCAGATTTCTTTTGGCAAAGCCACAGCAAGATATTTCGCTAAGTCAGCTTGTTTTGTATTTTGGATAGCAGCTGCCTTCATGGCTGTTATGACACCCAGTACATCAGCATCAGATTCTCCTTATTATTATCTATCTATAGCCCTTTTTGTCATAGGATTATTAGTTGGGATTGTTGGCTATTTGATGGCAGGATATACACCAGAAAAGCAAGCACTTCATGATATTATAGCTAGATGTTACATTGTTAATGGTCGAGGTCAGTCTAGCTCAATTTCGTGGAAACCGCTAGCTGGATTGGCAATTGCAGTTCTAATATCCAAAGGAATTTTTTCACAGGTTCCCAAAAACTCAAATCTGGTTAAAGAGCCAGAAACTACAAACCCACAAACACCTACACCCACACCTGTACCCACACCTGTACCTACACCCGCACCTACACCCGCAGCTACACCTGCTCCTGAACCTACAGAAAATAATACTGGACTGGGAGAACTAATTTCACCTCCACCTGGGGTTGAGTCTCAAACAAATGGCGTTTGGGGCTTAGAGTTTGCTGTTGGTGCGACTCAGCATCAGGCTATTCTATCTATTAATGGAGATTCAGGATTTATGGTAGTTCGTCTACCCGATGGGAAAGGCGGCATTCAAAACATTAGGCAAACAATGAAACTTCGGCAATCATATAAAGGGCTAGTAATAGTAGGTGAAGATCCTACAGATCTGGATACTGACAAACCTAGCGATACTTATCGACCTGATAATTTTCTGATTGCTGTACGCCCCGAAAAAGAAAACCCAGTCACATTCCGCAATATTTCAGTGAATTCTGATGGCTCAGTAATGGAATTTCCTGTTAACCCTACTTTTTTGGGTTATCCCCGCATAGGAATTAAAATGACTGAACTTTCGTCTCAAGTTCGAGATGAAATTAATCAGAATGGGAGTTTACCTTTTTCCATTACTCAAGATACAGGTGTTATAATTATTGAGGTTAACGAAGATTCACCAGCAGCTAAAGCCGACCTGCGACCAGGAGATATTATTCAGAGTATAGATGGGACAAACGTTGCTCGTGCTTCTGATGTTCAGTCTCGTATTATTTCTTCACTTTTGTACTTTCCTCTAAATTTTGATATTAATCGTGAGGGAGAAAATCTATCAGTTAAAGTTAGTCCTGATTGTTGTGTCACCCAGGAGGAATTAAATCAACAACAATCCCCGCCACAGTAA